Below is a genomic region from Brassica oleracea var. oleracea cultivar TO1000 chromosome C9, BOL, whole genome shotgun sequence.
TTATGTTTTGCTCGGAATCGATTACTGGAGTATGTGATTTCAAATAATCCAAACAGAACTCAACGATCCTTGAAGAACAAGGATCTTCATTACAGGTCTTTCTCTTGATTCTGTTTTGTTTTTATTTTCTTTTTCTTTTTCCTCCATTGTAAAATCATTCAACAGTTTTAATATAATTGAATTTTCCTCTGCTTTTCATTTGATTTTTCTTTTCCTTTCTTTGGCAGACAACCTTAGTTCTACCATTTACAAGCCTTTGATGGAGCAATTCAGGCAAATCGGCGAGGTTCTTGGAAGCTTAAACGCGCTTATGGTGTTACAAGACGATATCTTGATCAACCAAAGACAATGCTGTTTGTTGTTAGAGATTTTCAGTTTGGCGTTCAACACCGTAGCGGAAGATATCAGACAAAACTTGAAGCTCGAAGAGAAGCATTCCAAATGGAGAGCCCTTGAACAGCCTTTGAGAGAGCTCTACAGAGTGTTTAAAGAAGGTGAAATGTACGTTAGAAGCTGCATGTCTAATAAAGATTGGTGGGGCAAAGTAATCAACTTTCATCAGAACAAAGATTGTGTTGAGTTTCACATACACAACTTGTTCTGTTACTTTCCCGCCGTGATCGAGGCGATAGAGACAGCTGGAGAGATTTCTGGTCTCGACCCTTCAGAGATGGATAGAAGGAGAGTTGTCTTCTCTAGAAAGTACGATAGAGAGTGGAATGATCCTAAGCTGTTTCAGTGGAGGTTTGGGAAACAGTATCTGGTTCCCAAGGATATTTGTAGCCGCTTTGAGCATTCATGGAGAGAAGACAGATGGAATCTAGTTGAGGCGTTACAAGAGAAGAGAAAGTCCAAGAGCGATGAGATTGGGAAAACCGAGAAGCGTTTAGCTGACTTTCTGTTGAAGAAACTAACCGGTTTGGAACAGTTTAACGGTAGGCTCTTCCCGAGTTCGATACTCGTTGGCTCTAAAGATTACCAAGTGAGGAGGAGACTAGGCGGTGGTGGTCAGTACAAGGAGATTCAATGGTTAGGTGATTCTTTTGTCCTGAGACATTTTTTCGGAGATCTTGAGCCGTTGGATGCAGAGATATCTTCTCTGTTATCGCTATGTCACTCGAATATACTTCAGTACCTATGTGGATTCTATGACGAAGAGAAGAAAGAATGTTCTCTGGTAATGGAGTTAATGCACAAAGACTTGAAAAGCTACATGAAGGAGAACTGTGGACCTCGAAGAAGGTATCTCTTCTCTGTTCCCGTTGTGATTGATATAATGCTTCAGATCGCTCGAGGCATGGAGTATCTTCATTCAAACGAGATCTTCCATGGAGACTTGAATCCAATGAATATTCTTTTGAAAGAGAGAAGTCACACCGAAGGTTACTTCCACGCCAAGATATCCGGTTTCGGTTTGAACTCAGTCAAAACTTTTACTCGAGCTTCCTCTAGACCAACCACTCCTGCTCCTGTGATTTGGTATGCACCTGAGGTTCTAACAGAGATGGAACAAGATCTCAAAGGTATAACAGTTCCGAGATCAAAGTTTACTCATAAAGCTGATGTGTATAGCTTTGCTATGGTGTGTTTTGAGCTTATAACCGGTAAGGTACCATTTGAAGATAGTCATCTACAAGGAGATGAGATGGGTAAGAACATAAGAAGGGGAGATAGACCTCTCTTCCCATTCCCTTCTCCTAAATACCTCGTTAGTCTTATCAGACGGTGTTGGCACTCAGAACCTAGCCAGCGTCCGACTTTCTCTTCCATTTGCCGGATACTCCGCTACGTAAAGAAGTTCTTAGTTGTGAATCCGGATCAGGGTCACATCCAAATCCAAACTCCGCTTGTTGATTGCTGGGACTTGGAAGCAAGATTCTTGAAAAAGTTCTCAATCGAGACAGGGTCTCACGCGGAGTCCGTGATGCAAATACCGTTCCAGCTTTACTCGTATAGAGTCGCAGAGAAGGAGAAGATGAGTCCAAACTTGAGCAAAGAAGAGAGTTCGGACACAGGAGGTGAGTCTGCTTCAGAAAGCGTTTCGGATCCACCAACAACAACGCCAAAGTATACAAAGTCATTGTGCTTAGATGCAATATCTGAATACTCAGAGTCTGATACAAGATCAATTTACTCAGAAGCTCCTAAGAAAAAGATCTCACCAGCTTCAAAGAAAAGTGGTGACATGGCCAAACTCAGAAGAAACTCAAGCGCAGGTTAGTTACATTTTACACTACCAAAATGATCCTTAGTTCTAAAGACTAAACTCTTTTTCAAATGTTGTATAGGTTTACGGTCAACAGGATCATCGCCAGTAAAGCCAAGACCAGCACCGAAAGTGACATTGCCGTTAAGTCCGTTTGGAAGAAACAGCAAAGCCAGGAAGGATACAAGGTTGCCTTTGAGTCCTATGAGTCCTTTAGGCCATGGAAGACGCAGACATCTCTCTGGTCCTGCTTCGGACTCTGAGCTAACTTAGCCTTTGAAACCCACACTTGTTGTAATATTTGTGTGTGAAAAATTAACTAGTTTCAATTCGTTCGTTAGATACTTCCCCTTGTTGATTTTCTAGTTTCTGATATTTGATTTTTTTCCGACTGTATGTCATCGAAGACGCAATTACGTTTGATTATCAATGAGCTTTGTTAGTCGCGCGTGATCCTTATTTCGTGACGCAGCTTGTAAGATTCTATGCGTTAGACGCTTTGTATCTGTTTAGTGAGCTGAGAATAAGTAGTAGGAAGCCAGATTTTGTTCTTGTTGCCATTGCATTTGGGTCTTGTGCTGGTTTATTGAATTCTCTCTCCCGACAAGAAATGCATAGTTATGTTATTCGACTAGGACTTGAACTGGATATAAGGGGTTTGCTCTGCCCTTTATAGACATGCACTCAAAATATGGGGGGCATTATTGTCATGTTGTGAAGTTGTAGCGGAGTGTTGGGTAATATCGCACATGATGGCGTCTAAGAATCGATTTAGTTTTTTTTTTTTTTTTTTTTGATAAGTATATGAATTTCATTTTTTCAAAAATGAGCTTGTTTGCTTAGTACAAAAGGTTTAAATCATTCTAGCTATTCTTTGCCAAAAAAAATAAAAACAAAGAATGGCCAACGGGAATAATTTCGGTGACTGCAGAGACTAGTCAAACTTCAGCCATAGTGACATCAGGTTGCGAAATTTCTTGCGCTCCCTTCGTGCTAGTATTGCGTTTCTAACCAGCCGGTCTATCTTCTTGTAAGTAACTGTTGCAGGTGCTGATATGGAGTTATGGAGTCTGTTATTTCTCTCCCACCATAAAGAATAGACTGTTATTTGCGCGACCAATCGGCGGAGAGTCAACGGGGAAACTCTGTCCCTTAGCCCCAGCCAGTCCATGAATGCTGTCCATGTGTGAAAGAGAAATGGCTTATACCCCAGCCTCTTAGTTATAAAGAGCCATACATGTTCAGCATAGCCACACCTTAGAAAAAGATGATCACGTGATTCCATATACGTATTGCAGACACAACATTTGTCCAGGGACTGAACATTCCAACGAGCAATACGTTGACGGGTCGGAAGGCGATCAAGGTGGGTCATCCACATCATAAAGGCATGACTTGGTATGCAGCCCTTAAACCAAACAGAATCAGTCCATGTTTGCTATGTACCTCGGTTTCTAATATTTTCCCAAGTGTCCTTTGCCGAAAAAGCTTTCAGCGACAAGTCATCAATTTCCCAAGAGAAAGAATCATATGCATGAGTAAGT
It encodes:
- the LOC106316775 gene encoding mitogen-activated protein kinase kinase kinase 7-like, producing the protein MEQFRQIGEVLGSLNALMVLQDDILINQRQCCLLLEIFSLAFNTVAEDIRQNLKLEEKHSKWRALEQPLRELYRVFKEGEMYVRSCMSNKDWWGKVINFHQNKDCVEFHIHNLFCYFPAVIEAIETAGEISGLDPSEMDRRRVVFSRKYDREWNDPKLFQWRFGKQYLVPKDICSRFEHSWREDRWNLVEALQEKRKSKSDEIGKTEKRLADFLLKKLTGLEQFNGRLFPSSILVGSKDYQVRRRLGGGGQYKEIQWLGDSFVLRHFFGDLEPLDAEISSLLSLCHSNILQYLCGFYDEEKKECSLVMELMHKDLKSYMKENCGPRRRYLFSVPVVIDIMLQIARGMEYLHSNEIFHGDLNPMNILLKERSHTEGYFHAKISGFGLNSVKTFTRASSRPTTPAPVIWYAPEVLTEMEQDLKGITVPRSKFTHKADVYSFAMVCFELITGKVPFEDSHLQGDEMGKNIRRGDRPLFPFPSPKYLVSLIRRCWHSEPSQRPTFSSICRILRYVKKFLVVNPDQGHIQIQTPLVDCWDLEARFLKKFSIETGSHAESVMQIPFQLYSYRVAEKEKMSPNLSKEESSDTGGESASESVSDPPTTTPKYTKSLCLDAISEYSESDTRSIYSEAPKKKISPASKKSGDMAKLRRNSSAGLRSTGSSPVKPRPAPKVTLPLSPFGRNSKARKDTRLPLSPMSPLGHGRRRHLSGPASDSELT